Proteins encoded within one genomic window of Rhododendron vialii isolate Sample 1 chromosome 1a, ASM3025357v1:
- the LOC131326542 gene encoding LIM domain-containing protein HDR3-like translates to MVVGQLGSGFLSLELPRCQALNAPTNPKPLDLIATPILTTKSRCPSHNPYDQGLTLFDDKATIKIVERCVRRGTDMEVVTKKKEVKRDKVVAILLLFGFPKLILGATLAHEMGHALIKLQGWTFILERKVEEGICEAIAYEWLKYTVPNCDPSYTQKEVAIAEWLQIKDMSAIKKGRYAAEFGEAHRAIRKYGLKRTLKHVAHWRDIPE, encoded by the exons ATGGTGGTGGGTCAGTTGGGATCTG GTTTCTTATCGTTAGAGTTACCAAGGTGCCAAGCCCTCAATGCACCGACTAATCCCAAGCCATTGGACCTAATAGCTACTCCCATCCTAACTACAAAGTCACGATGTCCTTCTCAT AATCCTTACGATCAAGGGTTGACTTTATTTGATGATAAAGCTACGATAAAAATT GTCGAAAGATGTGTAAGGAGAGGGACTGATATGGAAGTGGTTACAAAGAAGAAGGAAGTAAAGCGTGATAAAGTGGTTGCAATCTTACTTTTGTTTGGATTCCCAAA ACTGATACTAGGGGCAACGCTAGCTCATGAGATGGGGCATGCATTGATAAAACTCCAAG GCTGGACCTTTATATTGGAAAGGAAAGTAGAAGAAGGCATATGTGAGGCGATAGCTTACGAGTGGCTAAAGTACACAGTTCCTAATTGTGATCCATCGTACACCCAAAAGGAGGTTGCAATTGCAGAATGGTTGCAGATAAAAGATATGTCTGCCATTAAAAAAGGAAGGTATGCGGCGGAATTTGGAGAGGCTCACAGAGCCATTAGAAAGTACGGCTTGAAACGCACATTGAAGCATGTTGCTCACTGGAGGGATATTCCAGAGTGA